Proteins co-encoded in one Candidatus Zixiibacteriota bacterium genomic window:
- a CDS encoding PH domain-containing protein, translated as MIMRADEIKNVIRDSLPENEQIEQFIPKAIADGKYMSIATTPLRVILCKRGMFKYSYEDFPWVTLKKVVLEEGVVKGTICFSKQDGSELRLRNIKKEHARQLCGYARTMIDNASLRKLRMGKTCPDCGELVKQMAKICPYCRHEFE; from the coding sequence ATAATGCGAGCTGATGAAATAAAAAATGTCATTAGGGACAGCCTTCCCGAAAATGAGCAAATCGAGCAGTTTATTCCCAAAGCTATTGCTGATGGAAAATATATGTCAATAGCGACGACACCCTTAAGGGTGATTCTGTGTAAAAGAGGAATGTTTAAATACAGCTATGAGGACTTTCCCTGGGTTACGCTTAAAAAAGTTGTTCTCGAAGAAGGGGTTGTAAAAGGAACAATCTGTTTCTCCAAACAGGATGGCAGTGAGCTTCGTTTGCGAAACATCAAAAAAGAACATGCTCGCCAACTTTGCGGCTATGCTAGAACCATGATAGACAATGCCAGTCTGCGGAAATTACGAATGGGAAAAACCTGTCCCGATTGCGGCGAACTGGTTAAGCAAATGGCTAAGATATGCCCCTATTGCCGGCATGAATTTGAATAG